Below is a window of Chthoniobacterales bacterium DNA.
CGGAAATGGCGGCGTTGCCGAAGGAATTGCAGCTCGAGCTGCTTTTCGAGTTCGAGGTGCTGCCGCAGGATCTGGACAACCTCGACGACGAGCGTTTTGGCCGCGTAAAGCGCGACGGTCGCCAGCTCCTTCGCTGCCGCGCACACGACTACCGCATTTATTTCAGCCCCCACCCCGACGGCATCGAGGTCCATCGCGTGCTGCACAAGAACACGATCCGCGACTTCCTTTTCCGCTCGAATCTTCCGATGACCGAGGAAGACGAGGCCCTTGGCAAGACCGGCGAGTTCTGGGAGCTGATTCACGAAGGCCAGGCCCACAAATGATTCCGTTCACCACCGAGGCCGAGCGCCTCGCGCAATTCCCCGTCGCCTCTGCCCAGATCTTCACCGGCCACGCCGGCGTCACCGCCCTGCCCCGCCGCGTGGCCGATGCCATGCGCGACCACGTCTCGCGCTCCTGCGAGCAGCATCAGGAATTCGGCGACGTGCTCAAGGACATCGCCCGCACGCGCGCACGTTGCGCGGAATTCATCGGAGCGCAGGCCGACGAGATCGCGCTCCTCGGCCCCACCTCGCTGGGCCTCAGCCTGTTCGCGAACGGCCTGGATTGGAAAGCCGGCGACGAGCTCGTCTGCTACCTCGATGACTACCCGGCCAACGTCTATCCGTGGCTGAATCTCCGCCGGCTCGGCGTCGAGGTGAAATTCCTGACGACGAGTCAGCTCGGCCGCATCACCCTCGCCGACGTCGAGGCCGCGCTGACGCCGCGCACGCGCATGGTGGCACTCGCCTCCTGCCATTTCCTCACCGGCTGGCGCATCGACGTCGACGCCATCGGCGCGCGTCTCCGCGAGCGCGGCGTGCTGTTCTCGCTCGACGCGATCCAGACGCTCGGCGCCGCCCCGCTCTCGGTGCGCCACGTGGATTTCCTCAGCGCCGACGCGCACAAGTGGATGCTCGGGCCGCTCGCGATGGGCATCGTCTATGTCGCGAAACGCCACTTCGCCGCGTGCCATCCCACGCTGCTGGGCGCATGGAACGTGCATTCGCCGCAGTTCATCACGCAGGACCAGATGTCCTTCCCCGACACCGCGCAACGCTACGAGCCCGGCGTGCTGAACATCACCGGCATGTATGGCATGCTCGCCGCGGTGGACATGCTGCTCGAAGCCGGGCTCCCCGCCATCGAAGGGCGCATCCTTGCCGCGCGGGATCACCTGCACGCCGCGCTCGAGGATCTGGGCTTCGAGTCGATCTCGCCCGGGCGCGACGATCCCGCGCGCTCCGGCATTCTCACGGTGCGCCATCCCGAACGCCCCGCCAGCCCGCTCTTCCGCGCGCTCGAGGCGGCGAAGATCACCGCGTCGCTGCGCAACACCCGCGACGGCCGCGCCTGGCTGCGCTTCAGCCCGCATTTCTACAACACGATCGACGAGATGGACCGCATCGTCGCCGTGCTGCGCGACGCAAGGTAGACGCGCAGCCGCCGCGCTCAGTTCGCGATCACCGTCGCGTAGATCGGCGGCGTTCCGTTCGTGTAGAGGATCTGGCTGGAGACGCGCAGCGTGGCTCCGAACGGCGTCGTGTCGATCTGGATGTAGAGGGTCCCCGCCGACGATCCGCTGCCGAAGGGCAGGGTCGCGCGCACCTTGCCGCCCCCCACCCGGTAAGTGCCGCTCGCCGACGCCTCGAATCCCGAGAGCCCCGGCAGGAGGTGGCTCACGGTCGCCCGGCCCTTCCGCAGCGAGATCACCTGCGTCGCGGAGACATTGTTGATCGTGCACTTGAGCGTGAACTTCGCGGCCTTCGCCGAGGCCTTCACCTTGGGGTTCGCATTCCCCACCACGCTCACCTCGCCCTGCGAAATGAGAATCAACCCCGAGCCGGAGCCGGCAAACCCCGCCAGGCTCTTCCCCTTCGCCGCGGCGACGCCGGGTCCGGCGACCACCGCCAGCAAGAAAACGAGAAACACCGGGCGCACGAGGGAGAGCAGGGAAGAAGACATCCCCGCCAAATGCCCCAGCGCGCCGCTCCTGTCAATTCCCATGCCGTTTTCACCGTGCCGGATCGGTTCCCGACCTTCCCGCAATTGACACCGCGAGGCCCCATCCGCCACTAATCTCCGGCGGAACGATGCTGCTCTTTCAAACCTACCTCGCCGTCATGCTCGGCGGCGCCCTCGGCTCCGCGGCCCGCATGGCCGTCTCGCTGTGGATCGCGGAACGCTACGCCCCCGGCTTCCCGCTTGGCACCCTCGTCGTTAACGTCGTCGGCTGCTTCATCATCGGCATCTTCGGCGGGCTCACCGGCCCCGGCGGCCCGCTCCTCGTCTCGCCCATCCTCCGCCAGGGCGTGATGGTCGGCATCCTCGGCGGCTTCACCACATTCTCCTCCTTCAGCCTGCAGACGCTCAGCCTTGCCAACGACGGCGAGTGGCTCTACGCCAGCCTCAACGTCGTCCTCTCCGTCGTCCTCTGCCTCGTCGCCGTCTGGATCGGCGCCGTCGCCGCGAATCTCCTCACCTCCCGCTAATCTCCCCCCTACGCCATGAACACGCCCGCCCTCCTGCGCATCCATCTCGGCGAGACCGACCGCTGCGACCACCAGCCCCTTTACGAAGCCATCGTCCTCAAGGCCCGCGAACGCCGGCTCGCCGGCGCCACCGTGCTGCGCAGCCCCCTCGGCTTCGGCGCCAGCAGCCACGTCCACACGGCGAAGATTCTCCAGCTCTCGACGGACCTCCCCATCATCGTCGAGATCGTCGACGACGAGGAAAAGCTCCGCGCCTTCTGGGCGGAAATCGCGCCGCTCATGGATGGCGGCCTCGCCACGCTCCAGCGCGTCGAGGTGCTCGCCTACTCGCCAAAAGCGGCGCCCACGGAGGGCTGACGCGCCCTCCCCTGCACTTTAATCGAGCGCCTTGTCCCAGGCCGCGATGCGGTCCGCCTGCGCCGTCAGCAGTTCCGCCGGTGAGTCGAGGATCTCGATCTTCGTGATCGTGTCGCCCTGCTTGATCGCGTTCACTACGTCCTGCCCCGCGGTCACTTCGCCAAAGACGGTGTGCTTGCCGTCCAGCCACGGCGTCGGCACGTGCGTGATGAAGAACTGGCTGCCATTCGTCTTCGGGCCGCGATTCGCCATCGAGAGGATGCCCGGCTTGTCGTGCTTCTGCGCCTTGTGGAACTCATCCTCGAACGTGTAGCCCGGGCCGCCCGCGCCCGTGCCCGTCGGGTCGCCACCCTGGATCATGAAGTCCGCGATCACGCGGTGAAACTTCAGGCCGTCGTAGTAACCACGCTGCGCGAGATTGATGAAATTGGCCACCGTCACGGGCGCCAGCGAAGCAAAAAGCGTGATGCTGATGTCGCCCTTGGAAGTCTTGAAGAGGATACGAATGTCTTTCATGAGAAAGCGCAAACCATTCCGCCTCCCCGCCGCGATGTAAAGTCACAATACCCCGCCACCCCGCGCGACCAGCTCCCGGCCCGCGCACAGTCAGAAAGGACGAACGAGCGGCGGGAATGACACGGCGAGGCCAGAGGTTAGCTGCAGCGCCTTGTTCGGCGGAAAGTCAGAAGGAGTGTAGAATCCCCCGATAGGTTCGATCTAATCGATTATTAATGACTTCGTCAGATAATCGAACCGTTGGATCAAAGGTAAATTTGAACTAACTTAACTCGAGAAGATTTTCCGCTTTTGATCAAAATTGCAGATTTGGGACAATCGAAATGGCGAGAAAAAAGAGCAATCAACTCCTGATTAGCCTTTCCATCAACGGGTGGCGACTTGATCTGTGCCACCCAAGGTCCATTAGTAGTTGCTTCCAAGGAACTCGATCTGGCATTGGGCTTCACCTTGACCTGAATGCTTCTCACTTGAACAGGAAAAGGGCTTAGCGGTATTGCCTTCGTCGGCTGGCTCGATGCGATGATCGGACCGGAGAACCAAGCGCCACGTTAAGCCTTACTTTCTCGATTGCTCGTTCACATAAAAGCGAATCGCCCGACGAATTTCATCCTGGCTGTCCGCAAGTTTCTCATGAGCTTTCATCGCTCTCCATCCGATCACCAGCCAAAGGATTGTGATAATCATCCCCCAGGCTCCCGCAATCACCATGATAAGTTCACCTTGTGCCATTGTCTGCTTATGAGTTTTGGTTGTGTTTGAATGTAACTTCTAGCGAAACTTTGCTACCCCGAACGGCCGCCCGAACTCTGTGAGGGCGCGGATGGAAAGGATTGACGGTTGGGAGAAAGTTACGCGTGGCGGCTAGGGGTTAGCTGCGGTGGTTTGTTTGGGCTTTAGTGTCAGAAAGGAAACGTCCTTGAATGCTTCGAGAAATGACATCCGTTCTTTTTGCATGAGATTCTGTTGTTTTTCACGCTCAGCGTCGTTGCCGCTGATTTTTGAAGTCAATGTGACTCGAAATAGTTCGTTGATGTTCAGGACGGTGATATAAATCTGACTCGCTTGATCTGTAGGAGAGAGCTGCCGGATGAAAACTGGAGAGTAATGAATTGGCTTACCCGCCCAATCGATCGCTTTCTCAATATCGTTTTCGCTGTGAAGCTCGGTGAAATGATGAGACTGCGCCCATGTGCGGAGTCTATCGATTGCCTCTTGTTGTTGCGATGCGTCAAGCTCTTCTCCGACAAGGTCCGCGTGAGAGATTATCGTTAAAGACGATTGGACAGATAAGCCAAACACGGAAAAAGCCAATGCAAGTAGTAAGCTCATGGAGATAATTTTCGTAAATAGCCAACGCCAAGCTCAGCTACCCCGAACGGGCGGACAACTCAGAAGGCGTATGAATGGAAAGGAAGGAAGGACGGTCGGAATCGCTGACGCGTCGTGGCCAGGGGTTAGCAGCAGCGTCTTGTTAGGGCTTTTCACTGTTTCCAAATTCGGGATGAGTATAAGTATATCCGAATTTCATACAAGCTGCATAGTCGGAGTGAAATTGAAGAAAGCGAAAACGCGGGGTATATTCGTTGGTGTAAAGTGATCGGCTGGAAAGATAAAAAAGTGCGACCAACAGTCCTGAAGCGGAAAGTAATAGATTACTCATGTTGGCTCGAGCAAAATACTTATCTCTTTCGTGTTTTATTTTGTTATAGTCCTGCCACCAATTTGGAGATTCAATGGTTTTCCATTGGATCCAAGGGACAAAATGAATTTTATATTCGGGCAGTTCGATTTTGGTGTCGCAAAAATGTTTATAGCGATGCAGTATAATTTCGCGATACCCCTTAATTGATCGCGGGTGATCATAAGATGTTAATCCGCGACATATCATTTTCATGATGACATCGACTTCCGCACAAGTTGCTAAATAAAGACGGCCAATCTCGGTGGAATAGCAGTTCATATTCTCTGGAGCTGGCTCCACATATCTCGATAGACGAATAAGGTCTTCGTCTAAAGCTTCAAAAAAGCGCCAATGAGAATACATATGCCCTGACAGTATCTTCGATTGAACGGGGTGATGGGGGGATGGGCACCGTGGGTTGCGGAGCGGGGTGATTGCTGGGGACCTTATTCTTTTTTTCCCTCCGTCTGCAAGGGGGGAGTGGCGCCGGGCGGGGTGGGACCGCGGCCGGCGCGCGTTTTTTTTGGGGTTGGTTGGCTGTTTGGTTACGGGGCGAGTTTGGTGGCGATGTCGCTGGCGGGGCCTTCGCCGCTGGCGCCGATGGCTTTGACGCGGAACCAGTAGCGTTTGCCGCTTTCCAGGCCGGCGATGGTGGTTTTGCTCTTGGTCTCGACTTTGGCGAAGGTCCAGTCGCTCTGGCCGTCGGGGCTGGCGCTTTGTTCGATGAGGTAGCTCTTGAGGCCGCGGCGGATGGGGTTCCAGCTAAGGTCGATCTCGCCGGCTTCGTCGCCGGCGGTGGCGGCGAGGTTCTCGACCTTGGGCATGGGGCCGACGGGGGCTTGCTCCTCGGAGGGCGTCATGCCGGCTTTGGCGATGATGGTGGGGTCGCCTTTGGCGATGTCGTCGACGGTGGAGGCCTCGGTGGTGAGGAGGGCCTCGAGGGTGTCGCGGCTGGCGCGGATGGCGAGGGTCTTGGCGGTGACTTGCTGCTGGAGGTTGGCGCGCTCCTTGAGGAGGTCGGTGATGGCTTTGGCGCCGTTGTTGAGCGCGGTGAGCGGGGGCTCGGGCGCGGGGAAGAGGGTGCCTTCGTTGCCCATGCTCTGGGCGATGAGGGTGGCGAGGTCGATGACTTCCTGGTCGGTGAGGCGGCTGAGTTCGAGTTTGGGTTTGATCATGGTGTGTGTGGGTTGGCTGATGGTGATGGGCGCCGGCGGCGAGGTGCCGTCGGGGCCTTTGCGCTGGGGGAAGATGGGCCGGCGAGTGCGGGGGCCGCCGGGCGGGCCGACAACAGGGCGACGGTGCCTGAGAATGGGGCCGCGTCGGGTGAGGAAGCGGCGGCGGCGACTGAAGATGCGGCTCTGTGGACTGAGGAAAGGGCTTTGCTGACTGACGGAGCCGTTTTGTTGGCTGAGGAAGCGGCTTCGTGTCCTGAAGAAGTCGCTTTGCAGACTGAGGAAGCCGCTTTGTGTGCTGAAGAAATCGCTCTGTGTGGTGAGGAAGCGGTTTTGTTGACTGAAGAAATGGCTTTGTCGGGTGACAAAGTCGTTTTGTGACCCTTGGCCGCGCCTCGGCGGGGAGCGAAAACCGGGCTGGGACCCGCGGGGACGGCCGGGAGTGGCGCGGGGGCGGCGCTCGGGGCTGCGGGGGATGGAAAGGTAGCCGGAATGACCTACCCATTAGAAGTTTCGCCTCCGAATGGTCAACAAGTTTCTCCCTTGGAAGGAAAACTTCGGAACAGCTCCCCTCGCCCGGCGCGGGGGCGGCCCGGACGATGCGCGGGGGCGGTGGCGTTTTCGTGTCACCTTCGCGCGTGACAGGGCCGGCGGCATGGTGGAAAGGTGCTGGCGATGAAACGCATCCTCTTTTTTGCCGTGACGGCCTGCGCCGTCACTCTCTCCAGCCTCCGGGCCGACGACGTCGCTGTGATCAAGACGACCGATGGCACGATGGTGGCCGAGTTCTGGCCGAAGGAGGCGCCTGGGACGGTGGCGAATTTCATCAAGCTGGCGAAGTCGGGCTTTTACAACGGGACGGCGTTTCACCGGATTATCCCGGGCTTCATGATCCAGGGTGGCGATCCGAATACGAAGGACCCCGCGAACGAGGCGAGCTATGGCACGGGCGGGCCGGGCTACACGATCAAGGCGGAGTTCAACGCGCACAAGCACGTGCGCGGCGTGCTCTCGATGGCGCGCACGAGCGATCCCGACAGCGCGGGCAGCCAGTTCTTCCTGATGCTGGGCGATGCCCCTCACCTCGACGGGCAATACACGGCCTTTGGCCAGCTCATCGAGGGTGACGACGTGCTGAAGAAGATCTCGGAGACGCCGACGACGATGTCGATGTCGGGCGAGCCGAGCAAGCCGACGAAGCGCGTGGAGATCAAGAGCATCGAGATCGTCGATCGCGAGAAGGCCCCGAAATGAAGATCAAAATCGGACTCGTTCAAAACCGCTGCTCGGCGGACGTCGACGCGAATTTCGCCGCCGCGGTGCGGGGCATCCGCGAGGCGGCCGGCCGCGGGGCCAACATCATCTGCCTGCAGGAACTCTTCCGCTCGCTGTATTTCTGCCAGCACGAGGAGCATGGGGAGTTCGAGCTCGCGGAGCCGATCCCCGGGCCATCGACGGACACGCTCACGGCGCTCGCGAAGGAGCTGGGCGTCGTCATCGTGGCGTCGCTCTTCGAGCGGCGCACGGCGGGCCTCTACCACAACACGGCGGCGATCATCGACGCGGACGGCACGTTGCTCGGGAAGTATCGCAAGATGCACATCCCGGACGACCCGCTCTTCTACGAGAAATTCTATTTCACGCCGGGCGACCTGGGCTTTCAGGCGTGGGACACGAAGTTTGGCAAGATCGGCGTGTGCGTGTGCTGGGACCAGTGGTATCCCGAGGCGGCGCGGCTCACCGCGCTGCGCGGCGCGCAGATCCTGTTCTACCCGACGGCGATCGGCTGGCACCCGAGCGAGAAGGAAAAATACGGCGACCGCCACCACAGCTCGTGGGAGACGATCCAGCGCGGCCACGCGATCGCGAATGGCTGCTACGTCGCGGCGCCGAACCGCGTGGGCCTGGAGACGCCGATCGGCGGCGATGGCATCGAGTTCTGGGGCC
It encodes the following:
- a CDS encoding peptidylprolyl isomerase; translation: MKRILFFAVTACAVTLSSLRADDVAVIKTTDGTMVAEFWPKEAPGTVANFIKLAKSGFYNGTAFHRIIPGFMIQGGDPNTKDPANEASYGTGGPGYTIKAEFNAHKHVRGVLSMARTSDPDSAGSQFFLMLGDAPHLDGQYTAFGQLIEGDDVLKKISETPTTMSMSGEPSKPTKRVEIKSIEIVDREKAPK
- a CDS encoding carbon-nitrogen hydrolase, which translates into the protein MKIKIGLVQNRCSADVDANFAAAVRGIREAAGRGANIICLQELFRSLYFCQHEEHGEFELAEPIPGPSTDTLTALAKELGVVIVASLFERRTAGLYHNTAAIIDADGTLLGKYRKMHIPDDPLFYEKFYFTPGDLGFQAWDTKFGKIGVCVCWDQWYPEAARLTALRGAQILFYPTAIGWHPSEKEKYGDRHHSSWETIQRGHAIANGCYVAAPNRVGLETPIGGDGIEFWGQSFICDPSGVILDKAPADEEAVLVTEIDLATVDTQRTHWPFLRDRRIDAYGDITRRLID
- a CDS encoding aminotransferase class V-fold PLP-dependent enzyme; the encoded protein is MIPFTTEAERLAQFPVASAQIFTGHAGVTALPRRVADAMRDHVSRSCEQHQEFGDVLKDIARTRARCAEFIGAQADEIALLGPTSLGLSLFANGLDWKAGDELVCYLDDYPANVYPWLNLRRLGVEVKFLTTSQLGRITLADVEAALTPRTRMVALASCHFLTGWRIDVDAIGARLRERGVLFSLDAIQTLGAAPLSVRHVDFLSADAHKWMLGPLAMGIVYVAKRHFAACHPTLLGAWNVHSPQFITQDQMSFPDTAQRYEPGVLNITGMYGMLAAVDMLLEAGLPAIEGRILAARDHLHAALEDLGFESISPGRDDPARSGILTVRHPERPASPLFRALEAAKITASLRNTRDGRAWLRFSPHFYNTIDEMDRIVAVLRDAR
- a CDS encoding DUF190 domain-containing protein, which gives rise to MNTPALLRIHLGETDRCDHQPLYEAIVLKARERRLAGATVLRSPLGFGASSHVHTAKILQLSTDLPIIVEIVDDEEKLRAFWAEIAPLMDGGLATLQRVEVLAYSPKAAPTEG
- a CDS encoding peptidylprolyl isomerase, with protein sequence MKDIRILFKTSKGDISITLFASLAPVTVANFINLAQRGYYDGLKFHRVIADFMIQGGDPTGTGAGGPGYTFEDEFHKAQKHDKPGILSMANRGPKTNGSQFFITHVPTPWLDGKHTVFGEVTAGQDVVNAIKQGDTITKIEILDSPAELLTAQADRIAAWDKALD
- a CDS encoding fibronectin type III domain-containing protein, with the translated sequence MIKPKLELSRLTDQEVIDLATLIAQSMGNEGTLFPAPEPPLTALNNGAKAITDLLKERANLQQQVTAKTLAIRASRDTLEALLTTEASTVDDIAKGDPTIIAKAGMTPSEEQAPVGPMPKVENLAATAGDEAGEIDLSWNPIRRGLKSYLIEQSASPDGQSDWTFAKVETKSKTTIAGLESGKRYWFRVKAIGASGEGPASDIATKLAP
- the crcB gene encoding fluoride efflux transporter CrcB, giving the protein MLLFQTYLAVMLGGALGSAARMAVSLWIAERYAPGFPLGTLVVNVVGCFIIGIFGGLTGPGGPLLVSPILRQGVMVGILGGFTTFSSFSLQTLSLANDGEWLYASLNVVLSVVLCLVAVWIGAVAANLLTSR